In Bacillus thuringiensis, the DNA window TTCTATCTGTTCTACCAAGCATGGCTTTACTTATGGAGTACATCAGAACAATGGGAATACATTATTACTCACTTCCTAATGTCAGCAAACTTCTTCATCGTATATATCTCAACTCATTTATTAAAGAAGGTTATTCATGAAAATAAAGAATTAACCGAACGTGTGAGAATATTAGAACAATACATTGGAGAATCAAAATTATTAACAAGACAAGAATTCGAAAGACGACAAGCATTATTAATCACTGCAATGAATCGTCGTAATGAAACAGGCGTTATTATTTACTTTGATTTCAATTCCTTTAGTAAATATACGAAGGAAAGTGTTATGGACCGTGTAGCTTCATTATTAGTTGAAACGATAAGAGATGACTTTGACCTTGCCGCTGAATACGATAATAATAAGCTCGTTATTTTATTACAAAACACAAATGAAGCCGGTGCTGACATTGTAATGAACCGTCTAAAGCCAAAAATGGAGAAATGGCTTGCTGCTGAAGCGATTCAAGATATAAAAATTTCACGCGAGCAAATTGGGAACAAAGGAAAGACATTATTATGATGACACTCGTTATACTGCTTTTATTCCTTCTGTTTTGCGTACTCGTTTTTTGGATTAGTATCACATTTTCAATCAAGTATATACTTATCTTTACAGCCTTTCTATTCTCTGCCTTACTTGTTTACTATTCTTTCTTAACACTCGCAGGCTTAATTCACCGAAATAGTAAACGAAAAGATCGTACGCTAGAACATTATCCAAGCGTCGATATTTTAATACCTGCCCACAATGAAGGTGTCGTTATTAAAGATACTTTAGAGGCGATGGCGAAGATTGAATATCCAGGCAGACTAACTGTTTATTTATTAAACGATAACTCTCAAGATGAGACACCTGAAATTGGTGACGATTTTGACAAAGCTTATGCTCATATTCGTCACATTCGTGTTCCAGCGGGGGAACCGAAAGGGAAATCGCGTGTATTAAACTATGGTCTTAGTATTTCAGATGGTGAATACTTCTGTGTGTATGATGCAGATAACCAGCCTGAACCACATGCACTGCGAATGCTTGTAGAACACGCTGAAACAACCGAGGATGCTGTTGGAGCTGTTGGTCACGTTCGTACTGTAAATGAAAAAAGAAACTGGCTAACACGAATGATTTCGTTAGAATTTCAAATCTTCCAGCTCCTTATGCAATCCGGACGCTGGTTACTATTCCAAACAGGTTCACTAACAGGAACAAACATGCTTCTTCGCCGCTCTGCATTAGAAGAGCTTGGCGGTTATGATCCGTATGCAATTGCAGAAGACGCTGAATTAACATTACGAATTACACAAAAAGGCTATCTCTTACCGATCGTTCCAGAATCGATTACATGGGAACAAGAACCTGAGCATTTAAAAATTCTTATTAAGCAGCGTACACGTTGGCTCCAAGGGAACTTGTACATTTTAGAAAAAATGTTTTCTTCCCTAAGTTTCTTTAAAGGAAAACTTCTCGTCCATTCCTTACAACAGGTTTTAGTGTATGTTGTATTTTGGCTGTTCTTAATCATTTCGAATGTTTGGTTTGTAATTGGGTTACTCGGGATATTCCAAATTCAATATAGCATTCCGCTACTATTCATGTGGTATGTCGCATATATTACATATGTTTCCCAATTATTTAGTGCCCAGAGTGTGGAACGAACCTTTACACCAACTAACATTTTTATTAGTGTTATCATGTACTTTACGTACGCACAACTCTTTACGTACTTATTCATTCGTAGCTTAATTTTATACTTACGTGCAAAGAGCAAGAAACAAGTCATTGGGTGGGATAAAACAGTTCGATTCAAAAAAGATAAATAATAAAAATAAGCACAGAGCGCCGTATGCTCTGTGCTTATTTATTGCCGTATAAATTATATATCAGACAATACCCCTTAGCTGAAAGTAATTTCACGTCCATCCCCCAACGAACGATTGACCTTCATTTATATACGAAAAAGTGATTGCTATTTTTGTAGAACCAATTGCTTCTCTTGCTGTTCTTTGCGCGTTTCAGTCTTAGGTTCCGTGCTTTCTTGGACACTACGATGTGCCACACGTTTCAAACAAATATGCTTCCACTTTCTTTCGTAACGTTTCATTATTCTAGATGTCCCCCTTGAATGCGCTTTAAAACTATTTGAAATCGCTTACAGGAAATAATATAGCACATATACATAAACGTGACAACACATTTCCGACAATTTTTTGTCAAAAATATGAATAGAATTTATAGAATATCGAATATTGTCGAAATACATCGTTTTTTCTTCGTATAAAAGGCATACTACTTATATAGTAAAGTATTTTATTTCCCTTACTTGCAGTTCAAATTCCTTCTATATAAAAAAGAGCTGATACATAATCAGCTCCTTTTCCTTCTATATATTAATGACGCTTCATACGTCCTTCTTTTTGTAACTCTTTAAATAATGCCGCCATCATAAAGAAAATAACGAAAACGAATGGGAATGCCGCTATGATAGCTGCCGTTTGTAAGGCTTCTAATCCACCAATATATAATAAGATAGAAGCTAGCGCGGCTAAAACGATACCCCAAACCATTTTAATACGGTTCGGCGGATTTAAACTACCGTGTGTTGTTAACATCCCTAAAACAAATGTCGCAGAATCTGCGGATGTAATAAAGAATGTAGAAATCAGAAGAATTGCTAGAACAGATAAAGCTGATCCAAAGCTTCCCATCTGATCAAACATAGCGAACAATCCTACTTCTGTCCCCATCTCTTTAATTTTTTCAAAGATATGTGCATCACCGAACAGCTCCATATGAATACCAGTCCCGCCGAAAACAGAGAACCAAAGCGCACCGATTACAGTCGGTACGAGTAACACACCGATAACAAACTCACGAATCGTACGTCCTCGTGAAACACGGGCAATAAACGTACCTACGAATGGTGACCATGCAATCCACCATGCCCAATAGAAAATTGTCCATGACTGAATCCATTGGTTTCCACCTTCATCTAATGGACTTAAACGGAAGCTCATGCTTGGCAATTCCTGAATATAAGAACCGATTGTTGAAGTGAAGTAATTCATAATAAAGTTTGTTGGACCTGCAAATAATACAATAATCATAAGTGCAAACGCCAAAATAATATTCGCATTACTTAAATATTTAATTCCTTTATCAAGACCTGTTTGCGCAGATAACATGAAAAGAACGGTTACGATTGCAATAATAACTAACTGTGTCGGCAATGAATTCGGGATAGATGTTAAATAACTAACACCACCAGCAATTTGTTTCGCACCAAGACCTAATGATGTTGCGACACCAAACACAGTTGCGAAAACAGCTAACACATCAAATGAATGAGCAATACGTCCATGTTCCCCGCCTTTAAATAACGGACCTACTGTCGCACTAATCGTACTTGCTTTTCCTTTTCTAAAAGTAAAGTAAGCAATACACAGCGCTACGAATGCATATAGTCCCCACGGATGTAATCCCCAATGGAAAAATGAAAAACGTAATGCAAGACGCGCACTTTCCTCAGTTGCACCTTCTCCAAATGGAGGTGCGTACAAATGGTTTAATGGTTCAGCAACGCCCCAGAAAACTAAACCGATACCCATACCAGCGCTAAATAGCATAGCAAACCATGTCATATAACTATAATCAGGTTCATCATCATCTTTACCTAAACGAATAGAACCGTATTTCGAAACAATTAAAAAGATAGACACACCTAAAATAATAGAAACAGAAATAATATAGAACCATCCAAACTTACTAACCAATGCCGTTTGAATCGCAGTCGTTACATTTCCTAGGCTACCTTTTCCAATAATAGATTCGGGAATAATCCCCCAAATTGTAAATGCAATACATAATGTTAATGAAACGATGAATGTTTTTGTCAGTTTCCTCATCAAATCCCCCTTCGTAGGTTTCACTTTTGTAAATAACATAAATTCCGATATGTAAAATCGGATAGAAAACTATAATTTTACGGTGATTTTCTTATTTTCACCTTCACCAACTAGAATTCTTATGGACAGCCTTACCTTCCGTATAATCTTTTTACTCTGCAAGAGCTATAAGATCGAAATACTGCTGTCAAATTGTGCGAGAAAAATGCGGATGGGAATGTGTTTTCCCAAAAAAGGATGTGTTACAGATGTAAAAAAGGGCATTTTTCTTCCTTGCAACCCTTTCTGTTTGTAACAATTATGCGGTTTTTTTGCTAGTATATAGCACGTGTTTATAGTTTCACAAACAAAATGTTTATGTTTATATAACTATATTACCCATAAAACGGTAAAATACTCAAGGAATGTAACTGTTTAGTAAACATCATGTAACACTCCTGTAATATTTTTATTTACGCCGAAAACAATATGTTGTATTAAATATTTTGAATATAAGTAGAAACCTACTAATCATATAGAATGAAAAACGCTTTCTTATATTTTTTGCTATATTACAGGATGTTAACGACTGATTACGAATGGTTTGTAATTGTGTGTTTTCCCCAAATCCGAAAAAATCTGTTGCTATAATGAGGACACGAAAACAAACGCAATGGAGGCTATCATGAAAAAATTAATTGGAATAGCAACAGCAGCAGTTTTTGGTCTTGGGATTTTCACATCATCTGCTAATGCAGAAACTGTTGTAACAACAGACGTACTAAACGTACGCGAAAACCCTACTACGGAATCAAAAGTTGTCGGTAAATTACTAAACGGTAATAAAATAGATGTTCAAAATACAGAGAACGGATGGTCAAAAATCACTTTAGACGGTAAAGACGCATTCGTAAGTGCAGAGTTCACAAAAAGCATCTACTACGTAACAGCTAACGTATTAAACGTACGTGCTGAAGCGAACACAAACTCAGAAATTCTTGGAACGTTGAAGAAAGACGATGTAATCGAAACAACGAACCAAGTACAAGATGAGTGGTTACAATTTGAATATAACGGGAAAACAGCTTATGTTCATGTTCCTTTCTTAACAGGTACAGCACCTGTAATTGAGAAACAAGAAATAACTGCTCCTGCTAAAGCTGAAGCACCAGCTAAGGCTCAAACACCTGCAGCACAAGCAAAACCAGCTGCTAAGCCTGCTGTGAAAGCTGCTGAAACTAGCACACCTTCTGGTGGTCGTGAGTTAACAGTTGTAGCTACAGCATATACAGCTCACCCAAGCGAAAACGGTGGCACATACGGTGGCCGTGTATTAACTGCAATGGGTCATGACTTAACAGCGAATCCAAACATGAAAATGATCGCTGTTGACCCGAAAGTAATCCCATTAGGATCTAAAGTATGGGTTGAAGGTTACGGAGAAGCTATCGCTGGAGATACTGGCGGTGCAATTAAAGGTAACCGTATCGACATCCTACTTGGATCAGATAGTGCTGCTCAAAAATGGGGACGCAAAACTGTTAAAGTGAAAATTTTAAAATAACCAATGACTGCTAAAGCCAGTTCTCTTTGTTGAGAGCTGGCTTTTATTTTTTTATAATAACTATAAGGAGGTTATGTCCATGAATGTACAAGCAAAAGTAGACTGGATCGGTACACCAAAGCCGTATATATATAAAGATGAAGTAACATACGACGCTACTTCCATTGACTTCTCACTCGCTAGCGATGACAATCGATATAAATTAATTGTGCTCAGCTCTGAAGAAAATACTCATTACAAAATTGTCCAATATGGAATCAAACCCGGCTCACAAAAACCATTTCCTATCGACATTCCATTCGAACAAAACATGTTACCAATTATAGAACACATATTACATGATCCATATGTGCAAGCGATATTAAAAGAAACGCGCTCATAATTGTAAAAAAGGATATCACCTCACCGGATTTTTTCGGCTAAGTGATATCCTTTTATTTTCGCTTCGTGAACACGAGTAGAGAAAAATATATCAACGCTTCGACACGAATTATCGATTTACTAGCAAAGATTTACAAGAAAAATAAACTACAAAAAAAAGAGGCTGTTCAACAATATTGAACAACCTCTCTCCTTTATTAGCGAGTCGGACCAGATACTTCCTCTGACTTAAGCGTATTATTCGCTCCAAGAGAATGGTACAATATCTTTCCATTTCCATTAACAGTAATGATATGGTCATTATTAAAGCTTTTGAACTTCACAGATCCATCACCGTAACGAATATGATACTCTTCATATGTCGTTACTTTATATTTCGTATCACTTTGACGCTCTACATTACGAACTTCCATCGTTAATAAGTCTTCTGTAATTCCTTTTTTATGTAAATATTGTATATAATCACGGTCTTCCTTATACGATTTCCCGCTCTTATCATAATTATTTTCAATTAAACTAAAATCATTTAATGAAATCGCACGTACATTATCATAAATATGATTTTTTACAAAGTCGCCCACTGCTGAGCTTGATGTTTCTTTCGGGAATTTTAAGTAATACGTGCTTTGTTCTCCAACTTTAACACTTTCAGACTTTATCACACCAAAATCAGTAGTTTTCTCTAAATGTACTTCTACTGTTTCATCTGTGGATACAGGGCCAAGCTTATAACTTCCATAACTTAATTTTCCACGTTTTTTTCCATTCACAAATACAGTTGCATCACTTTCATCAGAAGAAATGCTTACATAATTTCCTTCTAAAGATAACTTGACATCCACTTTCGCCTCTTTTTCATCTACCAAGTCCACTTCTTTTTCTGTTTCTAACTCAGTTAGTTCCGTCTTCGCTTTTGCCTTTACAACGTAAGAACCAGGGAAATATGGACCAATTTCTTTTGAAGTTTTATCATTTGATAACTCTATCTCTTTCTTATCATTCACATATACTTCAACATTTTTCGCAGTTGTGCTTACATTCATATAATAAGATTTCATGTTAAGTTTATACTTCGGATATAAGAACCATTCTTTCCCGTCTTCTATAATTTGACCATCTTTAAAGGTTGCCTTATCTATTGTTAATTTTTGATTTACTGTCTCTTTCTGTAAATACGAAAGTAATTCTTTGTTGTACGACGGATTCTCTTTTAGATAACGCATGTACGCCTTAATATCTTCTGTTTTGATTTTTAAACTTGGATCATCTACTTTCACAAACTCATCAATTGCATTAATATCTTTCTTTTGGAATGCTTCAATCATTACATTCACTTGCTTTTCTTTTGAAAACTTATTTGCTCCAAATTTATATACCCCAAATAATAAAATAGCAATGATGGCTAAACCAATGATTAAAAATAAATTTTTCTTACTTTTGACTGGTTTGGTCTCACTTTGCACTTCTGTATATGAAGCGCCAGTGTTATCGACGATTACTTCTACTTTACTCCCACACTCGGGACAAAAGTTCAAATGGTCTGCAACGTTCTTTTTACATGTTCCACAAAACTTCAACATGCTCTCCTCCTATTTTTCAGCTAACTTCATTCCAACAAATGCTGCTACATATGTCACAATAAAACTAAACAAAGTTAAATATACAAATGAATTTTGCATAGATAATACCGTTCCACTTGTTCCAAACAAATTTGTTACAGTACCTGAAACATCAATTTGGAACTTAGAAATCATATTCATTACGACCATCATAATTGTGTAAGAGCCACTGCATACTGCTAATGTAATATATATATTAGCAGTCGGTAATTCAGCTAACTTTCTTCCCGCTCTAAACATAAGGAACAATGGAATAATAAGCAGTAATAAACCGTAATGGAATACGTTATTCACTTCATCAAATTCAGCAAGGCTTTCCTGACTTGCTCCTTTTGAAATCATTATATCTCTAACCTTTACGCCATTTACAGAAATACCTGATATAAATGAAAACGATAATGTGCTCTCAGATGATTTTGATTTCTTACCAATTCCAGTAAATTCCTTACTAAGTGCTGGACTTGATACTTCTAACGGAGCAAAATGAGCCATACTCCATAATTGAGGTGTTAACTCTAATGCTAATAATGTACTTTCAGATTTTAAAGTTGTTATTTCTTTTAATGGTTCAATACCGTCTTCCTTACTTACTAACGCC includes these proteins:
- a CDS encoding GGDEF domain-containing protein — encoded protein: MKDNFYKVLSMWILQILFYFTTVHVTQYEHALIFTIIYVIVNVLFLLLNDKTAFVLFILGTITSVFYLFYQAWLYLWSTSEQWEYIITHFLMSANFFIVYISTHLLKKVIHENKELTERVRILEQYIGESKLLTRQEFERRQALLITAMNRRNETGVIIYFDFNSFSKYTKESVMDRVASLLVETIRDDFDLAAEYDNNKLVILLQNTNEAGADIVMNRLKPKMEKWLAAEAIQDIKISREQIGNKGKTLL
- a CDS encoding glycosyltransferase family 2 protein → MMTLVILLLFLLFCVLVFWISITFSIKYILIFTAFLFSALLVYYSFLTLAGLIHRNSKRKDRTLEHYPSVDILIPAHNEGVVIKDTLEAMAKIEYPGRLTVYLLNDNSQDETPEIGDDFDKAYAHIRHIRVPAGEPKGKSRVLNYGLSISDGEYFCVYDADNQPEPHALRMLVEHAETTEDAVGAVGHVRTVNEKRNWLTRMISLEFQIFQLLMQSGRWLLFQTGSLTGTNMLLRRSALEELGGYDPYAIAEDAELTLRITQKGYLLPIVPESITWEQEPEHLKILIKQRTRWLQGNLYILEKMFSSLSFFKGKLLVHSLQQVLVYVVFWLFLIISNVWFVIGLLGIFQIQYSIPLLFMWYVAYITYVSQLFSAQSVERTFTPTNIFISVIMYFTYAQLFTYLFIRSLILYLRAKSKKQVIGWDKTVRFKKDK
- a CDS encoding DUF3910 family protein, whose amino-acid sequence is MNVQAKVDWIGTPKPYIYKDEVTYDATSIDFSLASDDNRYKLIVLSSEENTHYKIVQYGIKPGSQKPFPIDIPFEQNMLPIIEHILHDPYVQAILKETRS
- a CDS encoding zinc ribbon domain-containing protein, which encodes MKFCGTCKKNVADHLNFCPECGSKVEVIVDNTGASYTEVQSETKPVKSKKNLFLIIGLAIIAILLFGVYKFGANKFSKEKQVNVMIEAFQKKDINAIDEFVKVDDPSLKIKTEDIKAYMRYLKENPSYNKELLSYLQKETVNQKLTIDKATFKDGQIIEDGKEWFLYPKYKLNMKSYYMNVSTTAKNVEVYVNDKKEIELSNDKTSKEIGPYFPGSYVVKAKAKTELTELETEKEVDLVDEKEAKVDVKLSLEGNYVSISSDESDATVFVNGKKRGKLSYGSYKLGPVSTDETVEVHLEKTTDFGVIKSESVKVGEQSTYYLKFPKETSSSAVGDFVKNHIYDNVRAISLNDFSLIENNYDKSGKSYKEDRDYIQYLHKKGITEDLLTMEVRNVERQSDTKYKVTTYEEYHIRYGDGSVKFKSFNNDHIITVNGNGKILYHSLGANNTLKSEEVSGPTR
- the opuD gene encoding glycine betaine transporter OpuD, with the translated sequence MRKLTKTFIVSLTLCIAFTIWGIIPESIIGKGSLGNVTTAIQTALVSKFGWFYIISVSIILGVSIFLIVSKYGSIRLGKDDDEPDYSYMTWFAMLFSAGMGIGLVFWGVAEPLNHLYAPPFGEGATEESARLALRFSFFHWGLHPWGLYAFVALCIAYFTFRKGKASTISATVGPLFKGGEHGRIAHSFDVLAVFATVFGVATSLGLGAKQIAGGVSYLTSIPNSLPTQLVIIAIVTVLFMLSAQTGLDKGIKYLSNANIILAFALMIIVLFAGPTNFIMNYFTSTIGSYIQELPSMSFRLSPLDEGGNQWIQSWTIFYWAWWIAWSPFVGTFIARVSRGRTIREFVIGVLLVPTVIGALWFSVFGGTGIHMELFGDAHIFEKIKEMGTEVGLFAMFDQMGSFGSALSVLAILLISTFFITSADSATFVLGMLTTHGSLNPPNRIKMVWGIVLAALASILLYIGGLEALQTAAIIAAFPFVFVIFFMMAALFKELQKEGRMKRH
- a CDS encoding cell wall-binding protein EntA — its product is MKKLIGIATAAVFGLGIFTSSANAETVVTTDVLNVRENPTTESKVVGKLLNGNKIDVQNTENGWSKITLDGKDAFVSAEFTKSIYYVTANVLNVRAEANTNSEILGTLKKDDVIETTNQVQDEWLQFEYNGKTAYVHVPFLTGTAPVIEKQEITAPAKAEAPAKAQTPAAQAKPAAKPAVKAAETSTPSGGRELTVVATAYTAHPSENGGTYGGRVLTAMGHDLTANPNMKMIAVDPKVIPLGSKVWVEGYGEAIAGDTGGAIKGNRIDILLGSDSAAQKWGRKTVKVKILK